The genomic region GCCAACTACGTGGAAATTTGTGATGTGACAGATATAGGGAGCAAAGCTCTATAATCCTCTTCATTCTGCGCGAGTGGTATTTTTTCGAAGATGAGTTTAAGATATGCATACGGCTCGAGCTTTGCTGCTTTTGCAGATTCGACAAG from Desulforegula conservatrix Mb1Pa harbors:
- a CDS encoding transposase domain-containing protein, with amino-acid sequence LVESAKAAKLEPYAYLKLIFEKIPLAQNEEDYRALLPISVTSQIST